DNA from Choristoneura fumiferana chromosome 6, NRCan_CFum_1, whole genome shotgun sequence:
atttatTGAATGCAACAAAACACTTGGTACTAAGCCATAGTATCTGCTACCTATGGTATGACAATTACAACTTAATTCCTACAGCTATTTATTAATGCATGAAAGGAAGGCATAAGTAAACATTTTCTGCAGCAATTTAATGAATCACCACAGTCCGTCATTTAGTCAACAGGatttaaaaactttgaaattaatcCCGATTAAGAATAGAACATTAATTTAAGTGGTGTATAAACTGACGCAGTCAAACATTTGCCTTAAGGCAGCATGTTTgttatattaaacattgaacAAATACTTTTATCAGTTAGGAAGTTCACATAACACTCGACGGAGCCTGAAACCCCTTTTACTTGCATATTCTACAAcaatattgacttttagtcatGGACTGGACATCATCACACAGAATATTCCGATGAAAGTCTACTATTGCGTAGAAGACACCCGATACAAACAACATTGATATGTCTTGACATACTTTCTCACGTTTACACGCACGTTTTCGTACGTTTTACGTAGCTCCGTAAGTTTCGTCCACTCGGGACCATGGATCAAGGCCGGAGGTTTCTGCAGAGGAGTCAGGGTGCTGCGTCGCCCCGGGGAGCCACCATGACCAGGCTGTCGTCGCTCGAGTAGCGCTTCATTGTGACTGCACTCGCTTGACTGCGATagagaaaatttagaaaattttaTATCTCGTCTAGATAGTGGGAGAATTAATTGTAATCATTGGCGTGCAGTGCGTAAATTCTAGCATAGGCAGCTGCGCCTGCAGAAGCGCGCCAGTCCACCGCAGCAGGGCACCCAGCACTAGTGCTGTACCCATATATGCTCATGTCACGGTAGATTTGAATTCAAAGTTAGTTCTAATAGAACTACAATTCGAAATCAAGACACACCTGCCatggaattattaaaaaatacaagtacACAACTACACGTAGCTATCTGTACCCTTAGGGTCTATATCGGATGGCATTCAATTATTAGTCCTATCGTTGTGTCGAATAATTTGTCCTAATAACGTATGGCATACACTTTGTTCCGCATATTTTTGATTGTCCGAAATTGTTGCTCCTATTATTgtcctaaatattatttgtccTATCGTTTGATGTGGCTAAGATTCAACTGTCGAATGATGATGTGCGTACTTAattgtaattgttatattataccTAGTAGGGATCGTTTagggatgacaaaaaaaataacctcgaAGGCTACGGCGGGAGCTTCGATACGCTTCGCTCTCGCCTTAGCCttctaatctaacctatccgagtcgggGTGCCCAGGAatgtcttgctcgctcgcttcgctcgctcgcttcAACAAATGGGTTTTAGGAGGTTTTATGTTAGGATTATTATGCTTTAGGTAATTAGATTTTAGAGTTATCAATATTAGGACAAACGAGTAGTATGCCATTCAACAGTATGCCAAACATTCTCGGCCAAACATTTTTAGGACAAAAAACGTTATGCGATACGACAGGCACccgtacccctagtgtaagtttttcgattacaaaatacgtctcgatcgcattcgcgttaaatctcaatttgtatagaaacacgaacatcgcaaacgttccgctagaggcgctgttcgtgtttccatacaaattgagatattaacgcgaacgcgatcgagacgtattttgtaaccgaaaacttacactaagggtactgatacATTCAACTACTTGTCTATCTTGTTGGAAAGTTAGCTACAGCGACGGCCTGGATCtagagcaagaggagcggtGGCTATATAGGCGCCAGatggcaaggggcgccattttTTAGTTTccaatgcaaaataaaattttggtgtcgccttttgagaggcgccGAAGCGTTGTCTACCACGATCAAGGGCTATAGAGCCAACGCTGGTTAGCAAGTTTTAGCCGCAATAGATTTTCTGACGCTTTTTATAAACACTCTCAGATTACGAAGTCTAACTTGCGCGTTTCAGCGAACTAATTGAGGCTACCGAAACCACAGTAACAACAAGTAGTAACAAGAGATTGCTAATCTGAGTGCGCTACAGTCTACTACTAGCTGCCACCCTAACTGCGAGGGCGCATtgactatacttcgtttttttagcattagaaaaagggcaaacaatcttgacgagtctttttattgaaaaaagtttTCATAGAAACAGTAACTATTAATACTTATGATACTAAAaacatgtaaatgatcatatgtccttgctaattgttacgtATTTGCTGTGaagtatttttcaaaagtgtttttcaatgaaAAGACGCGTCaaaatcgcttaccttctttctattgctataaaaaaacgaagtataaataCTACCTAAGCCTATAATTGCGCCGCTAACTGaaaaaagttcgaaaatcgaagttcgtcgAGTATCGTAACGTctctcttgctctcgtattaaatagtatactcgtaagtgtcagagggaccgaacgacacgaacttcgattcgattttcgaatttcatagtagtcCTGAAGGGGCTGGGGCTGTGTTCCGATAGTAGATATCTACCTGTATCTGGTCCGGGGGCGCGGCGTGGGGACAAGCCGCGGCAGGCGGTGGTCGAGCGCCAGTGTGCCGGAGCCCGAGCTCGAGCCGCTTGAACTCTCCGACCACGCCAGCTCCGATAAACTGTTACCAAGCAAGTTAACATTACCATAGAATAAATTGTTTTTGGGGGCGCTCTActttatttcgtatttaactATTCAAGCGGTCGTGTAATTGTCATTGAATATGATAAACATGGACCAAATTAATATTTGCGCTTAAAAATAGGCTAACGTTTCGTAACAGTAGTTAATTAGTGATAATATTAGTGTCCATTTGTTTATAATTTCTGGCCGTGCGAATGTGGATTCCACTATAATATTCATAACATAcctaaaacaaaattatgttttttttgttaattacgaTGGGTGACTTGTACGTCGTCTCCAAGAGCGATCCGGTATAAAGTTAAACAACGGTTCAgcgactgtatttttttatataatagggggaaaacgaattggcgggtcatctgatggaaagCATCATCGCCGTCCATAGACATCCACAGCATAAGTCGAGTTACGGATGCTTTGCCGGACCTTTGCGCAAggagtaggctcgttttttgaagatccctAAGTTCTACCGGTCCGGAAATCCTAGCGCTGCAAGCTGAACCCAAAGTTTTAAAGTATCATCACCTGGTAGAGATTGGCGGCAATCTGTTTGGCGCGTACGCATCGTTGCTCTCGGTGTAAGTCGAGGCGTGGATTTCTTGCTGATACAACTCATACAGCTGGCCTAGCTCCGGGGCCACCGATATACCCATTTCTGTAATACATTCACTGTTTTATTGATtgatcaagcgttactttgggGAGGATGTTGCCAATTAACTACAACATGACTGCAACTATTTAACTTGCTTGCAAAGTAACAAGGTTGCAGTCAAGGCAGTCTAGGACACGCCGTGGCAATTACGCAAAAAACACGCAAAAAAAGTACAAGCCAACTCATTTTTTGTGTTAGTCATCCCCGTTTACACAAGggtaacattttcttttatcggttagtaatttttaattataaagttaACTAAAAAACCAAAAAAGTATGATGTAAAAGTGGGGTTTATGacttcattttaaattaaatttttctgTCTGTTTTTGGTAGGTAGGtaacgattaaaaaaaaccttaagaaAATTCGATTTAAAGAAAACTATCACACATTGGACTAAGGCATTTTGGATTCAGAAAACTCTTGCTAATAGGTACTGCAATGTATCACATCCTGAAAATTCTACACCGTATAAAGGACACGCTGTATAAAGGCCAGCCTGAAAACGTAAGCCCGGGGCATGGGCCCTATgcttttgtgtgtgtgtgtgtcattcACCCTcgagggcgcggcgctggcgcgtgATGATCTCGTCTGAGAGGCGGCGCTGCGCGTCGCGGCGCTGCAGCGCGAGGTCGCGGCGCCGCAGttcgtgcgcgcgcgccgcccgctcgCCCTGCAGCGCCAGCTTGTCCGCTTCCAGCTCGTGCACGCGGCACACCAGCGCCAGAACTTCGCGTTCCGGCCCGCTGCTGATGCGCGCTGGCAACTCCTGCGCATCAATATAACAAGGTCGATGAAATGGGATTTTAGATCAGGGCCGCTAAAAACCTGCTGCAGTTAGAAATTGTTAAGCATCCAATTGTTCTGTCTGCCCCCTTGGTTATCGACCTGCTCGAGCTGGGCGCCACGCATCCGCACTTGTTCCAGCTGCCGCTCGACGCGATCCCGCTCGATGCGCGTGGCTTCCTGGTCACAATTCACGCCCGCCACCTGGGCCTAGGTCTGCCCCATCCCAGAGGTTACTGACCTGTTCCAGCTGGCGCTCGACGCAGTCCCACTCAGCGCGCCCGGATTCCTGTTCACGCTCCACGCCCGCCATTTGAGCTTAAGTCTGCCCCACCCCTTCGGTTACTGACCTGTTCGAGCTGAGCCCCGCGCAGCCGAACTTGTTCCAGCTGGCGCTCGACACGGTCCCGCTCGGCGCGTGCGGCTTCCTGTTCACGCTCCACTCCCGCCAGCTCGGACCAGGCCTGTTCCACGGCCACTTCGGCTTCGGCGCGCTCGTTGCCGACGCTGCTCGTGCTTGATGCGCCCGTGCCACCtctgaaataaataagtttttgtttaacaaATCGCTGATTGTTGgtattttttgttggttttatGCTATCTCCAAAAGTGTGGTGCACCTACCACATTAGTGTCAGTTAGACTACTGTAAGTGGATAAAATTTACTAGACAGTACCTTACCTATACTAGCTAGGCGCAACTGCGCGTCACTCAAACTTAATCTTGGCCAAATTTAtgtaaaagcttgtgaaaattATAGAATTGCGTAACGCTTTAATCTTCTCGCTTATCTTTTTAAGcttttctttttattcgactggatggcaaacgagcaactgggtctcctgatggtaagagatcaccaccgcccataaacatttgcaccaggggtattgcaaatgcgttgccaaccttagaggcctaagatgggatacctcaagtgccaataatttcaccgactgtcttactctccacaccgaagcacaacagtgcccgcactgctgcttcacggcaggattagcgagcaagatggtggtagcaatccgggtggaccttgcacaagatcctaccacctgaaaaATGCTAATGCCGGCTTGTGCATGTCAGTTTAAATTACTGTAAATAATAGCATTTGAACATTTTGGTCACATTGCACTATGATATAATCTGATAATCTTTCCTTCTCGTGGCCAATAATATCTAATTTTATCATCAACTATGATGTGTCATGAACTTAACCTACTCAGAATGTTTCGGAACTCTTAAGCACACACTCGAGGAGTAATCCaattagaggtgagacgtatttactggaataggtttttggaatagattttggcttggacgcgtaagtacgcgttcccgcccgcgattcttttagcgtacgagtatttaggagtacggcggctgacaacgttccgccaacttgaaaattagcatttttGTAcacttttaaattgaaaattttataaaaattgctaacaatcctaagcctgtataaagtatgaagggaagtttttagtcggtatttaatataagttaaaattaaagaaatatgaagtgtgaagcctgaactgtgacgtggaattccgtagttcgatattcgtgaaactactaaaactagtacgcgtatacgcaatcacgggagcgtatttacgggaatcattttgtttacgcaatgagtcaattgagttaagtaggtagggtcgtggacctagtctttggatctagtctttttgtggacgcgtactcgcatgactcagtccgcgttttgcgtagtacgtctcacctctaaatCCAACATGCACATCTCCATGAAACACCGCTCACACCAACAAACGTGCACTAAGTAACACTTGACACCCGACGAGGACCCTAATGTTCCACACCTGTAACTCTGATGCGTGCTAAGCCTCGAACTCGGCATATTGATAGGCTTGTACAGGCGGTTGAACCGCGCCTCCCAGTGCGAGATAGCGGCGTGTTGCCTCTCGGCGTCCAGCGCCAGCCCCAACAAGTGGCTGTCCAGTTCCATGAGCCGCCGCCGCAGCCGCATCTGCTGCTTAAACGTGGACACTATAGCTTCGCGCAGGGACTTCAGATGCGCGGCGCTTTCTTCGGTCTCTTGTTGGGACACCTCCAAGGCTAGCTGCTGTTGCTCCtcttttgtttttctgtttttattaattaaaacatcatatttttttactttgctagCTAAATTATAAGACTAAAGATAATCAATGAAAAAGAAACCAGgcagaaaatgacaaaaattttGTTAGTCACACAGTTCTATCTCCATAACCAGCTAAAatagcttaaaatatttttaggatttcccaaaattcccacgggatagcaaaTAAAGAGAATGTCTTTTCGAGCTGACTCAGACAAGGCACACTAgagtttttaaatttgacacacatattaaatacttattcCCTTTTCTTAAAACGtttcttaaattaaaactaactgactagtttatattatattccGTAAAGGTAATAGAGGTGCATTCAGACGAGATTTATCGAAATccccatgggatagggaataaaaggGACTTACTACTTTTGTTTCAAAGTGACTCCGTGCCTACACTCATTATGCCAGTTGTTTTTATCAGAGTACTTACCATGCCTTGGCATTATTGATGAATCTTATTAAcaaatatcccactaatataataaatacgaaagtaagtaagtttgtttgtttgtttatttgtttgtttgttacttcatcacgtctaaaccactgaaccaatttagatgaaatttgatatacagatagtttgagtcccggggaaggacataggatagtttttatcccggaaaattgcatagttcccgcgggatagtgaaaaccgaaatttacgcggacggagtcgcgggtaacggcttaCTTTACTATAAATGTTAATTTCACTAAGTATGTGAACGAAGTTGTGGGCAAAAGCTTGTGTGCTATTATATATAATGCCTGGCaaattattccagtaaaatggTGTCAGTagcggtacagtcaccagcaccaatatctgacgcaacaagcgtgcataaatatctgatacgactctatttctagggccggaaggacgtgtcagatatttttgcacgctccgctgtggcagatatgaatgctggtgactgtacattgcggggtcacaatccaaacgagttacacaagatcgatcgagcaccgcagtgtcatgccactggaacgattttactggaataatgtgaaccgagcatacaaaaaaaaactaaatatctacatcgaaaatacaaactgaaatatagatgcacagaaaaaccagaaaaataagaccagcgctgggaatcgaacccaggtcctcggcattccggatataggttttacgggatgaccgtaaaagtaacataaaatttggaattgaaataaaaaatacaaaaagattccaaaaaaccaacctAAATATCTACGttaaataaaaaccattttCGTGATTTTGATACTCACACGCCGCGATCATCTTTCATCTTCAGCTTCAGCCGAGCGATTTCATCCCGCAGGTCGTTTATGACAGACCGGTACTGCGACATGTGCATCGGAGTAGCCACTAACTCCCTTTCCACCTGAAACGTTAAAAAATagattgaaataaacagctcgCTCGCATCACGAATAGGGGTCAATTCACACAGAACACCTTTTGTTGAGAGAATACGTCACAGCACGATCCAAAGTTAAAGAAAATCTCGTTAAACATGAGTCGGGATTGACCTGAGTTAGCAATTATAACTCGGAGATAACTCTGTTCCATAAGTCCGCTTCAATGAAACGTGCAGCGTCGCGTCGCGTCGCATTTGGTGTGAATTGGCCTAAACGTCGAATtttgctcgacatgtttcgaaccaacCTGTTGCCGTTGCAAGCCGAACATTCTACAGTCAACTAATTTTTTTACGTTCACCATTAATGTTTAGAAACtgtttacattattaaatat
Protein-coding regions in this window:
- the LOC141429051 gene encoding kinesin-like protein KIF19 isoform X2 — encoded protein: MLVLEEESDSRRDVLRQRRVNDKHYVYDHVFGEDSTQEEVYESVCAPLVGGTLQGFAGAVFAYGATGAGKTHTMTGLMSRALSHLFTSIAESSHPSAYEVKMSYIEIYNENIRDLLNPSAGPLELRDEGGSGAPVVAGLSEIRATSAGHVSELLARGDRSRTAEATHANEHSSRGHALLSVTVSSAVAGGVQRGRLFLIDLAGSERAGLRARRLEGAHINRSLLALANCIMALSGGARYVNYRDSKLTRLLREVLGGRCRTAMVAHVAPGGAHRETTRSTLHYAQRASSITNKVERELVATPMHMSQYRSVINDLRDEIARLKLKMKDDRGVKTKEEQQQLALEVSQQETEESAAHLKSLREAIVSTFKQQMRLRRRLMELDSHLLGLALDAERQHAAISHWEARFNRLYKPINMPSSRLSTHQSYRGGTGASSTSSVGNERAEAEVAVEQAWSELAGVEREQEAARAERDRVERQLEQVRLRGAQLEQELPARISSGPEREVLALVCRVHELEADKLALQGERAARAHELRRRDLALQRRDAQRRLSDEIITRQRRALEEMGISVAPELGQLYELYQQEIHASTYTESNDAYAPNRLPPISTSLSELAWSESSSGSSSGSGTLALDHRLPRLVPTPRPRTRYSQASAVTMKRYSSDDSLVMVAPRGDAAP
- the LOC141429051 gene encoding kinesin-like protein KIF19 isoform X1 translates to MTQSNLTTPDKHHGGVPTVTEEKLMVAVRVRPLRVDEGPRIVHAVSDKMLVLEEESDSRRDVLRQRRVNDKHYVYDHVFGEDSTQEEVYESVCAPLVGGTLQGFAGAVFAYGATGAGKTHTMTGLMSRALSHLFTSIAESSHPSAYEVKMSYIEIYNENIRDLLNPSAGPLELRDEGGSGAPVVAGLSEIRATSAGHVSELLARGDRSRTAEATHANEHSSRGHALLSVTVSSAVAGGVQRGRLFLIDLAGSERAGLRARRLEGAHINRSLLALANCIMALSGGARYVNYRDSKLTRLLREVLGGRCRTAMVAHVAPGGAHRETTRSTLHYAQRASSITNKVERELVATPMHMSQYRSVINDLRDEIARLKLKMKDDRGVKTKEEQQQLALEVSQQETEESAAHLKSLREAIVSTFKQQMRLRRRLMELDSHLLGLALDAERQHAAISHWEARFNRLYKPINMPSSRLSTHQSYRGGTGASSTSSVGNERAEAEVAVEQAWSELAGVEREQEAARAERDRVERQLEQVRLRGAQLEQELPARISSGPEREVLALVCRVHELEADKLALQGERAARAHELRRRDLALQRRDAQRRLSDEIITRQRRALEEMGISVAPELGQLYELYQQEIHASTYTESNDAYAPNRLPPISTSLSELAWSESSSGSSSGSGTLALDHRLPRLVPTPRPRTRYSQASAVTMKRYSSDDSLVMVAPRGDAAP